From one Pyxidicoccus xibeiensis genomic stretch:
- a CDS encoding DUF2267 domain-containing protein, producing MTHAEFLSRVAERAGLADAEDAARTVRAVLEVVGERLGRRELQALAEDLPTPLGALLRDGTHGQDFDLAELYARVARREHVRPGFAVEHTGIVCQVLAEALSDGALHQLREALPEPLAALFMPRAHRERFEYVHLDPVHHHTLAEGQPGSQHPVSRARAERAHTHSVARSDEPHADTRLSSASGLTQERERETLATAHPGARLTQGEDDG from the coding sequence ATGACGCACGCTGAATTCCTGTCCCGGGTCGCCGAGCGCGCGGGACTGGCGGACGCCGAGGACGCGGCACGGACGGTCCGGGCCGTGCTGGAGGTGGTCGGCGAGCGGCTCGGCAGACGGGAGCTCCAGGCCCTTGCCGAGGACCTGCCCACTCCGTTGGGGGCCCTGCTCAGGGACGGGACGCACGGCCAGGACTTCGACCTCGCGGAGCTTTACGCCCGGGTGGCGCGCCGAGAGCACGTCCGGCCGGGCTTCGCGGTGGAGCACACCGGCATCGTCTGCCAGGTGCTGGCAGAGGCCCTGTCCGACGGCGCCCTGCACCAGCTCCGGGAAGCCCTGCCCGAGCCGCTCGCCGCCCTCTTCATGCCCCGTGCGCACCGGGAGCGGTTCGAGTACGTCCACCTGGATCCGGTCCACCACCACACACTCGCCGAGGGCCAGCCGGGAAGTCAGCACCCGGTGTCACGAGCCCGGGCCGAGCGGGCACATACGCACTCGGTGGCGCGGTCCGACGAACCGCACGCGGACACCCGGCTGTCCAGCGCCTCGGGGCTCACGCAGGAGCGGGAGCGCGAGACGCTGGCAACCGCACATCCCGGCGCCCGGCTCACGCAGGGCGAAGACGACGGCTAG
- a CDS encoding GAF domain-containing sensor histidine kinase, translating to MSSETGSYVNGGHDESPGQPDGRLCSSLVELQQTISGRRRMDALRRTALLDTPAEESFDRLTRLTTRCLHVPVALVTLVDRDRQFFKSCVGLPTPWGDARQTPLTYSFCVHVVATGKPLIIEDARQHPVLKTNLAVDQLGVVAYAGFPLKTATGDLLGTLCAIDRQPRKWAEDDLAILEDLAASVMTEIELRANRDLEVQARALAAARAEAEAARQRFALLAELSGALAEQTDISRAITLAVRLSVPLVADGCCLDLLQADGRLQREAVAHLDAHEEQRLWSQSEPSGILGSGPEGAAVTGHLRLNDPTGSSIRLPLLGRGKVLGAIGFTTVSPRRFGDTEVELARDVARRLSLAIDNARMHQDLVEAIRARDRFLSVASHELRTPLTTLRLQSQSLHRSTLGNPECVNPQLKSKVEVIARQVERLGHLVDELLDIARVREGRLAFHPEDLDLSEVVRDVAVRFREELTRSGSTLVMRCEGSVRGQWDRLRLEQVVTNLLSNAIKYGQGRPITLLVTQDEHTAKLIVRDEGIGIAEQDQARIFERFERAVSEKHYGGLGLGLWIVREILGGMGGTISVYSQPGMGSTFTVELSRPDAPEAGPVLH from the coding sequence GTGTCGTCAGAAACCGGCTCGTACGTGAACGGCGGCCATGACGAATCGCCCGGTCAGCCGGACGGTCGGCTGTGCTCTTCGCTCGTCGAGCTCCAGCAGACCATCAGCGGCAGGCGCCGGATGGACGCCCTGCGGCGCACGGCCCTGCTCGACACGCCGGCCGAGGAGTCGTTCGACCGGCTGACCCGGCTCACGACGCGCTGTCTCCACGTCCCGGTGGCCCTGGTGACGCTGGTGGACCGGGACAGGCAGTTCTTCAAGAGCTGCGTGGGCCTGCCCACTCCCTGGGGTGACGCCCGGCAGACGCCCCTCACGTACTCCTTCTGCGTCCATGTGGTGGCCACCGGGAAGCCGCTCATCATCGAGGATGCGCGCCAGCACCCGGTACTGAAGACGAACCTCGCGGTGGACCAACTCGGCGTGGTGGCCTACGCCGGCTTCCCGCTGAAGACGGCCACTGGAGATCTGCTGGGCACCCTGTGCGCCATCGACCGGCAGCCTCGGAAGTGGGCGGAAGACGACCTGGCCATCCTGGAGGACCTGGCGGCCTCGGTGATGACGGAGATCGAGCTGCGCGCCAATCGCGACCTGGAAGTCCAGGCCCGGGCGCTGGCAGCCGCGCGGGCCGAGGCGGAGGCCGCGCGCCAGCGCTTCGCCCTCCTGGCGGAGCTCAGCGGTGCGCTCGCCGAGCAGACCGACATCTCCCGGGCCATCACCCTGGCCGTGCGCCTCTCGGTGCCACTGGTCGCGGACGGGTGCTGCCTCGACCTGCTCCAGGCGGACGGAAGGCTGCAGCGCGAGGCGGTGGCCCACCTGGACGCGCACGAGGAGCAGCGCCTGTGGAGCCAGTCCGAGCCCTCCGGCATCCTCGGCTCCGGACCGGAGGGCGCGGCGGTGACGGGACATCTCCGCCTCAATGACCCGACGGGGTCCTCCATCCGGCTGCCGCTGCTGGGCCGGGGCAAGGTGCTGGGAGCCATCGGCTTCACCACGGTGTCGCCGCGCCGCTTCGGGGACACCGAGGTGGAGCTCGCGCGGGACGTGGCCCGGCGGCTCTCGCTGGCCATCGACAACGCCCGGATGCACCAGGACCTGGTGGAGGCCATCCGCGCCAGGGACCGGTTCCTCTCCGTCGCCTCGCACGAGCTGCGCACGCCATTGACGACGCTGCGCCTCCAGTCCCAGAGCCTGCACCGCAGCACGCTCGGCAACCCCGAGTGCGTCAACCCGCAGCTCAAGTCCAAGGTGGAGGTCATTGCCCGGCAGGTGGAGCGGCTGGGGCACCTGGTGGACGAGCTGCTGGACATCGCCCGCGTGCGAGAGGGACGCCTGGCCTTCCACCCGGAGGACCTGGACCTGTCGGAGGTGGTGCGCGACGTGGCGGTGCGCTTCCGTGAGGAGCTGACACGCAGCGGCAGCACCCTGGTGATGCGCTGCGAGGGCAGCGTCCGCGGCCAGTGGGACCGGCTGAGGCTGGAGCAGGTCGTCACCAACCTCCTGTCCAACGCCATCAAGTACGGGCAGGGCCGGCCCATCACCCTGTTGGTGACCCAGGACGAGCACACCGCGAAGCTCATCGTCCGGGACGAGGGCATCGGCATCGCGGAGCAGGACCAGGCGCGCATCTTCGAGCGATTCGAGCGCGCCGTGTCCGAGAAGCACTACGGCGGCCTGGGTCTGGGGCTGTGGATCGTCCGGGAGATCCTCGGCGGCATGGGCGGCACCATCTCCGTGTACAGCCAGCCGGGGATGGGCTCCACGTTCACCGTGGAGCTGTCCAGGCCCGACGCGCCAGAGGCAGGACCCGTCCTGCATTGA
- a CDS encoding RCC1 domain-containing protein has product MRKQSSKATWIVCAVLWGLGVTGCGGSGPEGAMLESGLPARTGEAARAEANGEGALSAALVTSSTVTKAISAGSSHSLALRTDGSVWAWGHNSSGQLGNGTQTLSNVPVRVTGLPAIQAIAAGENHSLALGVDGTIWAWGQNNAGQLGDGTKTHRLSPVSVSVPGGAVAIAGGLAHSLAIAADGSVYSWGQNAYGQLGDGTTSSRLTPVRLSLPVSIAAVSAGWYHSMALGADGRVWTWGYNNNGQIGNGSASSSIHQLSPYLVSLAHGATAIAAGGNHSLALLSNKSVVAWGHNANGQLGNGTTTSAHAPVAVGLTGEVSAIAVGGNFSLAIDSTGAAWSWGQNNVGQLGDGSTTQRTLPVWVLGVSDAQALSGGLFHALALRPGCPFWAWGQNSSGQLGDGTLTHRLTKTQTQLLNIYFYDLEGDGYGADLLPAEEACEAPSPEYVENGLDCDDFDPSVNPGATEVCDGLDNDCNGQTDDGSASSNWYRDADGDGHGDAAVSTQACGQPSGYVSNSNDCNDTNASVKPGATEVCNNVDDNCNGSVDEGVPLSTWYRDADGDGRGDAAVSTLACSAPAGYVSSSDDCNDANPTLPRAFSQDNDRDGYGDRFTISPAPFGCTPPPGYSYTSDDCNDSNASVRPGAAELCDTVDNNCDGAVDNGVGCSCSAWLSSDTVPSGGTATFGFVTTGPFPAGSRAYLYGTRNGVVDANGSDSYDQLTFSYQVGNYPGLEGYYQRYIIIRGPDYAALCETNVVSGWFLAP; this is encoded by the coding sequence ATGCGGAAGCAGTCGTCGAAGGCGACGTGGATTGTGTGTGCGGTGCTCTGGGGCCTGGGGGTGACGGGTTGTGGGGGAAGTGGCCCTGAAGGAGCCATGCTCGAGAGCGGGCTCCCGGCACGCACGGGGGAAGCGGCGCGCGCCGAGGCGAACGGCGAAGGGGCCCTGTCCGCCGCGCTCGTCACCAGCAGCACCGTGACGAAGGCCATCTCCGCCGGTAGCTCCCACTCGCTGGCCCTGCGCACGGACGGCTCGGTGTGGGCGTGGGGTCATAACTCGAGTGGGCAGCTCGGAAACGGGACGCAGACCCTCAGCAACGTCCCGGTCCGCGTGACGGGCCTTCCCGCCATCCAGGCGATCGCCGCGGGAGAGAACCACTCACTCGCGCTCGGGGTGGATGGCACAATCTGGGCCTGGGGCCAGAACAACGCGGGCCAGCTGGGTGATGGAACAAAGACCCACCGTCTGAGCCCCGTGTCCGTGTCCGTTCCGGGAGGCGCCGTGGCCATTGCTGGAGGCCTGGCCCACTCGCTGGCCATTGCCGCGGATGGCAGCGTCTACTCGTGGGGACAGAACGCCTATGGCCAGCTCGGCGATGGAACGACGAGCTCCCGGCTGACGCCGGTCCGCCTCAGCCTCCCGGTCAGCATCGCCGCCGTTTCGGCGGGGTGGTATCACTCGATGGCGCTGGGGGCGGATGGCCGCGTGTGGACGTGGGGCTACAACAACAATGGACAGATCGGCAATGGGAGCGCGTCGTCGAGCATCCACCAGCTCTCGCCGTACCTGGTGAGCCTGGCGCACGGCGCCACCGCCATTGCCGCCGGAGGCAACCACTCCCTGGCGTTGCTCTCCAACAAGAGCGTGGTGGCGTGGGGCCACAACGCCAATGGCCAGCTTGGCAACGGGACGACCACCTCGGCGCACGCGCCCGTGGCGGTGGGCCTGACGGGGGAGGTGAGCGCCATCGCGGTGGGCGGCAACTTCTCGCTGGCCATCGACTCCACCGGGGCGGCCTGGAGCTGGGGACAGAACAACGTAGGCCAGCTCGGCGACGGGTCGACGACCCAGCGCACCCTCCCTGTGTGGGTGCTCGGCGTGAGTGATGCGCAGGCGCTCTCCGGAGGACTCTTCCATGCCCTGGCGCTGCGCCCCGGCTGCCCCTTCTGGGCCTGGGGTCAGAACTCCTCGGGGCAGCTGGGCGACGGCACGCTGACCCACCGGCTCACGAAGACGCAGACGCAGTTGCTCAACATCTACTTCTACGACCTCGAGGGCGACGGCTATGGCGCCGACCTGCTTCCCGCCGAGGAGGCTTGCGAGGCTCCATCCCCCGAGTACGTGGAGAATGGCCTGGACTGCGATGACTTCGACCCCTCGGTCAACCCCGGTGCCACGGAGGTCTGCGATGGCCTGGACAACGACTGCAATGGCCAGACGGATGACGGCTCGGCCTCGTCCAACTGGTACCGTGACGCGGATGGGGATGGGCACGGCGATGCAGCGGTGAGCACCCAGGCCTGCGGGCAGCCGTCAGGCTACGTGTCCAACTCCAACGACTGCAACGACACCAACGCCAGCGTGAAGCCCGGTGCCACCGAGGTGTGCAACAACGTGGATGACAACTGCAACGGCTCCGTCGACGAGGGAGTGCCCCTCAGCACCTGGTACCGGGATGCAGATGGGGACGGGCGCGGTGATGCCGCGGTCAGCACCCTGGCGTGTTCAGCACCGGCCGGCTACGTGTCCAGCTCTGACGACTGCAACGATGCCAACCCCACGCTGCCTCGGGCCTTCTCCCAGGACAATGACAGGGATGGCTACGGGGATAGGTTCACCATCAGCCCCGCTCCCTTCGGATGCACGCCGCCGCCGGGGTACTCCTACACGTCCGACGACTGCAACGACAGCAACGCCAGCGTGAGGCCTGGAGCCGCCGAGCTGTGCGACACGGTGGACAACAACTGCGATGGCGCCGTCGACAATGGAGTGGGCTGCTCGTGCTCGGCGTGGCTCTCCAGCGACACCGTCCCCAGTGGTGGCACGGCGACCTTCGGGTTCGTGACGACAGGTCCCTTCCCCGCGGGCTCGCGGGCCTACCTGTATGGAACGAGGAATGGCGTGGTGGACGCGAACGGCTCGGATTCCTACGACCAGCTCACGTTCTCCTACCAGGTCGGCAACTACCCCGGCCTCGAAGGCTACTATCAGCGGTACATCATCATCCGGGGGCCTGACTACGCCGCTCTCTGCGAGACCAACGTCGTCTCCGGGTGGTTCCTCGCTCCGTAG
- a CDS encoding discoidin domain-containing protein, with product MNRVKRGLAIVAVLSGGASRAQEFREDFNTMTIQNGVEFSGMISCGANPNGPDPEDVSMSVPGSDTWNFFSSSVYPLTWRGTGATQAWAVGNGVLYTHARRGPSDDGHAFISRRTFDKSRYLTATVKMAPDHCQDTEQGCFMGVTLIASETDYREIAFDSTGELDALGRQLYAVGRWAPCDYQLFRDANGNVMKVPGGVLYDLRLDYLGPEGGGWRYFVNGVEMRMPNVGGVPRYGEPGDFLNASLKSDPHIGFYWAAKQLGKYFEGRMDDLVVHELVKVQPFAASAQSSYAGTPPSSAIDGNTGTQWNAGAGASRWLELDLGSPTVVKKLRLLTSQSPAGQTTHRVYVGNIPAPTALVSTLEGVTSDSVWLEVDLLGRGISGRYIRIETVTSPGWVAWRELEVYR from the coding sequence ATGAATCGCGTGAAGAGAGGTCTGGCCATCGTCGCAGTCCTGTCCGGCGGAGCGAGCCGGGCCCAGGAGTTCCGCGAGGACTTCAACACGATGACGATCCAGAACGGCGTGGAGTTCAGCGGGATGATCAGCTGCGGCGCCAACCCCAATGGCCCCGACCCGGAAGACGTCTCGATGTCCGTGCCCGGCTCGGACACCTGGAACTTCTTCTCCAGCAGCGTCTACCCGCTGACGTGGCGGGGGACCGGGGCAACGCAGGCGTGGGCGGTGGGCAACGGCGTGCTCTACACCCATGCGCGGCGCGGCCCCTCGGATGATGGCCATGCCTTCATCAGCCGGCGCACGTTCGACAAGAGCCGCTATCTCACGGCGACGGTGAAGATGGCGCCCGACCACTGCCAGGACACGGAGCAGGGGTGCTTCATGGGCGTGACGCTGATTGCCTCCGAGACCGACTACCGGGAGATTGCCTTCGACTCCACGGGAGAGCTCGATGCCCTGGGCCGTCAGCTCTACGCGGTGGGGCGCTGGGCCCCCTGCGACTACCAGCTCTTCCGCGACGCCAACGGCAACGTCATGAAGGTCCCCGGAGGCGTCCTGTACGACCTGCGGCTGGACTACCTCGGGCCCGAGGGCGGTGGCTGGCGCTACTTCGTGAACGGGGTGGAGATGCGGATGCCGAACGTCGGCGGCGTGCCTCGCTACGGTGAGCCGGGAGACTTCCTCAACGCCAGCCTCAAGTCCGACCCGCATATCGGCTTCTACTGGGCCGCGAAGCAGCTCGGGAAGTACTTCGAGGGCCGAATGGACGACCTGGTCGTCCATGAGCTGGTGAAGGTGCAGCCCTTCGCGGCGTCCGCGCAGAGCAGCTACGCCGGCACGCCGCCCTCGAGCGCCATCGACGGCAACACGGGCACCCAGTGGAACGCGGGAGCGGGAGCGTCACGGTGGCTCGAGCTGGACCTCGGCAGCCCCACCGTCGTGAAGAAGCTCCGCCTGCTCACCTCGCAATCTCCCGCCGGGCAGACGACGCACCGGGTCTATGTCGGCAACATCCCGGCCCCGACGGCGCTCGTGTCGACGCTGGAGGGCGTGACTTCCGACAGCGTGTGGCTGGAGGTCGACCTGCTGGGCCGCGGCATCTCCGGGCGGTACATCCGCATCGAGACCGTCACCAGCCCGGGCTGGGTCGCCTGGCGTGAGCTCGAGGTCTATCGCTAG
- a CDS encoding CARDB domain-containing protein, with protein sequence MKQGRWLLGALAGALVGCAEAPPPEAPGASETEELIPGRPDFEFATVEGPAELSPRARGPLRALLCNRGDTAGSAEVSFYFSHSDSFESFDKPVATTLPLFVRAGGCEDVSMLVARPEVADATYHLIAVADEDGRVSEGREGNNVRVGKDRFRVDFHAPPRPVLKWVSSEYSPEGPLLEVTSEVNDSVYVYVGERCEGRPVAESRVGSESYCYMPIDLSGIPASSYSVQVVDFVDNASECSTIGAPSGYGVAGARG encoded by the coding sequence ATGAAGCAGGGTCGGTGGTTGCTGGGTGCGCTCGCAGGCGCCCTCGTGGGTTGTGCTGAAGCGCCCCCTCCGGAAGCGCCCGGCGCTTCAGAGACTGAGGAGCTCATCCCGGGCCGGCCGGACTTCGAGTTCGCCACCGTGGAGGGCCCCGCCGAGCTGTCACCGAGGGCGAGAGGGCCGCTGCGGGCGCTGCTCTGCAACCGGGGCGACACCGCTGGCAGCGCCGAGGTGTCCTTCTATTTCTCCCACAGCGACAGCTTCGAGTCGTTCGACAAGCCGGTGGCCACGACCCTTCCGCTCTTCGTGCGGGCGGGTGGTTGCGAGGACGTGAGCATGCTGGTGGCCAGGCCGGAGGTCGCGGATGCGACCTACCACCTCATCGCGGTCGCGGATGAGGACGGGCGGGTCAGCGAGGGACGGGAGGGCAACAACGTCCGCGTCGGGAAGGACAGGTTCCGCGTGGACTTCCACGCGCCGCCCCGGCCGGTGCTGAAGTGGGTGTCCAGCGAGTACTCGCCGGAGGGGCCGCTCCTGGAGGTCACCTCCGAGGTCAACGACTCCGTCTACGTCTACGTCGGCGAGCGCTGCGAGGGCAGGCCGGTGGCGGAGTCGCGCGTCGGCTCGGAGTCGTACTGCTACATGCCGATTGATCTGTCGGGCATCCCTGCGAGCAGCTACTCGGTCCAGGTGGTGGACTTCGTCGACAACGCGTCGGAGTGCAGCACCATCGGGGCCCCGAGCGGCTACGGCGTGGCAGGCGCTCGGGGCTGA
- a CDS encoding DoxX family membrane protein, translated as MSFLTRFAPHVARVVMGLIFFVFGLNYFFNFLPPMPPPEGQAAQTFFMGLMASGFVMPIIKVIEIAAGIALLSNRFVPLALILLAPIVVVIAGFHFVLAPAYPMPIALIAMGLYLAWTHRAAFAPLFRAHTTSPAAATRESLPAHAAPAR; from the coding sequence ATGTCCTTCCTGACCAGGTTTGCCCCCCACGTCGCTCGAGTCGTGATGGGGCTGATCTTCTTCGTCTTCGGCCTCAACTACTTCTTCAACTTCCTGCCGCCCATGCCTCCCCCCGAAGGCCAGGCGGCCCAGACGTTCTTCATGGGGCTGATGGCGAGCGGCTTCGTGATGCCCATCATCAAGGTCATCGAGATCGCCGCCGGCATCGCGCTGCTGTCGAACCGGTTCGTCCCGCTGGCGCTCATCCTGCTGGCGCCCATCGTCGTGGTCATCGCCGGGTTCCACTTCGTGCTCGCTCCTGCGTACCCCATGCCGATTGCCCTCATCGCGATGGGGCTCTACCTCGCATGGACCCACCGCGCCGCATTCGCTCCGCTGTTCCGTGCGCACACGACGTCCCCGGCCGCGGCCACCCGGGAGTCCCTGCCCGCCCACGCCGCGCCCGCGCGCTGA
- a CDS encoding LysR family transcriptional regulator: protein MDLNRIATFIRVVEAGTFTAAATRLKLPTSSVSRSVAKLEEELGIVLLERTTRRVSLTESGRAYYERAREAVAGLDEATLLAGEAAKDPSGVVHLAAPPELTGKLATVLGGFVRSHPKIHVDIITTARGAELLGGEVDLAIVSGPLEDSSLIVRKLGMSVNRLFASTAYLEQRGHPRSVSDLARHDAVLYRGSAGQAIWELTGPRGPETVKVKGALSGDSHQFIFDAIAGGHGIGLLPEQYLSRLYTCAASLVNVLPKVSAIGAVQSLVYPSRHLPKRVTLLRDFLAQQLLSCQRAGEM from the coding sequence ATGGACCTGAACCGCATCGCCACCTTCATCCGCGTCGTCGAGGCCGGCACCTTCACGGCCGCGGCGACGCGCCTCAAGCTCCCCACCTCCTCCGTGAGCCGCAGCGTCGCGAAGCTCGAAGAGGAGCTCGGCATCGTGCTGCTGGAGCGCACCACGCGGCGCGTCTCCCTCACCGAGTCCGGGCGAGCCTACTACGAGCGGGCCCGCGAGGCCGTCGCCGGGCTCGACGAGGCGACGCTGCTGGCGGGCGAGGCCGCGAAGGACCCCAGCGGCGTCGTGCACCTCGCGGCGCCGCCGGAGCTGACGGGCAAGCTCGCCACCGTGCTCGGCGGCTTCGTGCGCAGCCACCCGAAGATTCACGTGGACATCATCACCACGGCGCGAGGCGCGGAGCTGCTGGGGGGCGAGGTCGACCTGGCCATCGTCTCCGGTCCGCTCGAGGACTCGTCGCTCATCGTCCGCAAGCTGGGCATGAGCGTGAACCGGCTGTTCGCGTCGACCGCCTACCTGGAGCAGCGCGGACACCCGCGCTCGGTCTCCGACCTGGCGCGCCACGACGCGGTGCTGTACCGGGGAAGCGCCGGTCAGGCGATATGGGAGCTCACCGGCCCGCGAGGCCCGGAGACGGTCAAGGTCAAGGGCGCGCTGAGCGGCGACAGCCACCAGTTCATCTTCGATGCCATCGCCGGAGGCCATGGCATCGGCCTGCTGCCCGAGCAGTATCTCTCGCGCCTGTACACCTGCGCCGCGTCGCTGGTGAACGTCCTCCCGAAGGTCTCCGCCATCGGGGCCGTGCAGTCCCTCGTGTACCCGTCCCGGCACCTGCCCAAGCGCGTGACGCTGCTGCGCGACTTCCTGGCGCAGCAGCTGCTGTCGTGTCAGCGGGCCGGGGAGATGTGA
- a CDS encoding threonine aldolase family protein produces the protein MNPRQLSRGEFLALTGLLSGSTLLRGTAVAATPAPPPAAGQPTRAQYEQLRRECRAALAPGSPADAGGELVRIGQWMQRQGMSGDIYGNGDLVQSFEKRIAGLLGFEDGCFMPTGTMGQLIVLRMYADAGGHRTVGLHPSSHHVLHENDAHRILHGLSDVTISPWTRPVLASDVAEAREPLGSVSVELPVRWLGGQLQTWEQLEDLKRTCREKGVKLHMDGARLWECQPFYGRSYADICKGFDSVYVSFYKMVGALGGAMVVGGKDFIRTARTWRHRHGGNVFQLYPYVASAAMRLDEVLARIPEYVKRTKAVTELLAADTRLTVLPRPVQTNMFHVFLRGDPGALSQKRDRIAREDKVWVANGFGQTRVPGIVQTELQLDEGITGIKDKDAARAFLRLLEAA, from the coding sequence ATGAATCCACGCCAGCTCAGCCGGGGAGAGTTCCTCGCCCTCACGGGATTGTTGTCAGGCTCCACGCTCCTGCGAGGCACGGCGGTGGCCGCCACCCCCGCGCCCCCTCCAGCCGCGGGCCAGCCCACCCGTGCGCAGTACGAGCAGCTGCGCCGCGAGTGCCGCGCCGCGCTGGCGCCGGGCTCCCCCGCCGACGCGGGCGGTGAGCTGGTCCGCATCGGCCAGTGGATGCAGCGCCAGGGAATGTCGGGGGACATCTACGGGAATGGCGACCTCGTCCAGTCCTTCGAGAAGCGCATCGCGGGCCTGCTCGGCTTCGAGGACGGCTGCTTCATGCCCACCGGCACCATGGGCCAGCTCATCGTCCTGCGGATGTACGCGGACGCGGGCGGACACCGCACGGTGGGGTTGCACCCCTCCTCGCACCACGTGCTGCACGAGAACGACGCGCACCGCATCCTCCACGGGCTGAGCGACGTCACCATCTCCCCGTGGACGCGGCCGGTGCTGGCCAGCGACGTGGCCGAGGCGCGCGAGCCCCTGGGCTCCGTCAGCGTGGAGCTGCCGGTGCGGTGGCTGGGGGGCCAGCTCCAGACGTGGGAACAGCTCGAAGACCTCAAGCGCACCTGCCGCGAGAAGGGCGTGAAGCTGCACATGGACGGAGCCCGACTGTGGGAGTGCCAGCCCTTCTACGGCCGCTCGTACGCGGACATCTGCAAGGGCTTCGACTCCGTCTACGTGTCCTTCTACAAGATGGTGGGCGCGCTCGGCGGGGCCATGGTGGTGGGCGGGAAGGACTTCATCCGCACCGCGCGCACCTGGCGGCACCGGCACGGTGGCAACGTGTTCCAGCTGTACCCATACGTGGCGTCCGCGGCCATGCGGCTGGACGAGGTGCTGGCCCGCATCCCGGAGTACGTGAAGCGGACGAAGGCCGTGACGGAGCTGCTCGCGGCGGACACCCGCCTCACCGTGCTGCCGCGCCCCGTGCAGACGAACATGTTCCACGTCTTCCTCCGGGGCGACCCGGGCGCGCTGAGCCAGAAGCGAGACCGCATCGCCCGCGAGGACAAGGTCTGGGTGGCCAACGGCTTCGGCCAGACGCGCGTGCCCGGCATCGTGCAGACGGAGCTCCAGCTCGACGAGGGCATCACCGGCATCAAGGACAAGGACGCGGCCCGCGCCTTCCTGCGGCTGCTCGAGGCGGCCTGA
- a CDS encoding glycosyltransferase has product MRITIITFGTQGDVRPMVALAEGLARAGHTPVLVADPEFAPLTVGRGIEFRPLSGDIRSSTASEELKALFTRGSNPAELSRMMARLAVQHSESWAAQFLEAARGSDGIIAIGMGFFIGLSIAEKLGIPAIGAGLQPVSPTVRFPPPLIPPPRRPLPGIVNRSLHIAMRQLVWLNFRRMVNQARRKVLGLGPWSLVHPGQVMVERRWPVIYGFSPVVVPPPEDWPDVIKVTSFWFLDEGRAWDPPAGLRDFLGAGPPPVYVGFGSMGGFDAAETTRLVLQALKGRRAVLAAGWGGLDRSALPDTVHFVDSAPHDWLFPRMSAVVHHGGAGTTGAALRAGVPMVTVPFLGDQPFWGWRMEMLGVAPPPIPRKQLTAQNLAAALAATDKPGPRTRAEQLGGLIRAEDGVGQAVRVIEGALR; this is encoded by the coding sequence ATGCGCATCACGATCATCACGTTCGGTACGCAAGGCGATGTCCGTCCCATGGTGGCGCTCGCCGAGGGCCTGGCCCGTGCGGGACACACCCCGGTCCTCGTGGCCGACCCGGAGTTCGCGCCGCTCACGGTGGGGCGCGGCATCGAGTTCCGGCCCCTGTCGGGAGACATCCGCTCGAGCACCGCCAGCGAGGAGCTGAAGGCCCTCTTCACGCGCGGCAGCAACCCGGCGGAGCTCTCGCGGATGATGGCCCGCCTCGCCGTCCAGCACTCGGAATCGTGGGCGGCGCAGTTCCTCGAGGCTGCCCGGGGCAGCGACGGCATCATCGCGATTGGGATGGGCTTCTTCATCGGCCTGTCCATCGCGGAGAAGCTGGGCATCCCGGCCATCGGCGCGGGGCTGCAGCCCGTCTCGCCGACGGTCCGCTTCCCTCCCCCGCTCATTCCACCGCCCCGGCGTCCCCTGCCTGGCATCGTCAACCGCTCGCTTCACATCGCGATGCGTCAGCTCGTCTGGCTGAACTTCCGCCGCATGGTCAACCAGGCCCGGCGCAAGGTGCTGGGGCTGGGGCCCTGGTCGCTCGTGCACCCGGGCCAGGTCATGGTGGAGCGGCGCTGGCCGGTCATCTACGGCTTCTCCCCCGTGGTGGTGCCGCCGCCGGAGGACTGGCCCGATGTCATCAAGGTCACCAGCTTCTGGTTCCTGGACGAGGGCCGCGCGTGGGATCCACCGGCCGGGCTGCGAGACTTCCTCGGCGCCGGGCCGCCGCCCGTGTACGTCGGCTTCGGCAGCATGGGGGGCTTCGATGCCGCGGAGACGACGCGGCTCGTCCTCCAGGCGCTGAAGGGCCGGCGCGCGGTGCTGGCGGCGGGCTGGGGCGGGCTCGACCGGAGCGCGCTGCCCGACACCGTGCACTTCGTGGACTCGGCACCGCACGACTGGCTCTTCCCGAGGATGTCGGCCGTCGTGCACCACGGCGGCGCCGGCACGACGGGCGCGGCGCTCCGGGCGGGCGTGCCCATGGTGACGGTGCCCTTCCTGGGAGACCAACCTTTCTGGGGCTGGCGCATGGAGATGCTCGGCGTGGCGCCGCCTCCCATTCCGCGCAAGCAGCTCACGGCGCAGAACCTGGCGGCGGCGCTGGCGGCCACGGACAAACCGGGCCCGCGCACCCGGGCCGAGCAGCTCGGCGGCCTCATCCGCGCCGAGGACGGTGTGGGCCAGGCGGTGCGCGTCATCGAGGGCGCGCTGCGATGA